One genomic window of Solanum dulcamara chromosome 10, daSolDulc1.2, whole genome shotgun sequence includes the following:
- the LOC129871385 gene encoding uncharacterized protein LOC129871385 isoform X3, with protein MGDKKKAGALFVRLVSAAGTGFFYVKKKTKTLVTNQTKLEFRKFDPRVNCHVLFKEEKMK; from the coding sequence ATGGGTGACAAGAAGAAGGCTGGCGCTCTATTCGTGAGGCTTGTTTCAGCTGCTGGAACTGGATTTTTCtatgtgaagaagaagaccaAAACACTTGTAACGAATCAGACGAAGCTTGAATTTAGAAAGTTTGATCCTCGTGTGAATTGTCATGTTCTGTTCAAGGAAGAAAAGATGAAGTGA